From Phocoena phocoena chromosome 16, mPhoPho1.1, whole genome shotgun sequence, a single genomic window includes:
- the TLX1 gene encoding T-cell leukemia homeobox protein 1 — MEHLGPHHLHPGHAEPISFGIDQILNSPDQGSCMGPSSRLQDGEYGLGCLVGGAYPYGGGGPAAGAGAGGAGAYGAGGPSGPGGPAGGGGGGACSMGPLAGSYNVNMALAGGPGPGGGGGGGGGAGALSAAGVIRVPAHRPLAGAVTHPQPLATGLPTVPSVPAVPGVNNLTGLTFPWMESNRRYTKDRFTGHPYQNRTPPKKKKPRTSFTRLQICELEKRFHRQKYLASAERAALAKALKMTDAQVKTWFQNRRTKWRRQTAEEREAERQQANRILLQLQQEAFQKSLAQPLPADPLCVHNSSLFALQNLQPWSDDSTKITSVTSVASACE, encoded by the exons ATGGAGCACCTGGGTCCGCACCATCTCCACCCGGGCCACGCGGAGCCCATCAGCTTTGGCATCGACCAGATCCTCAACAGCCCGGACCAGGGCAGCTGCATGGGGCCCTCCTCTCGCCTCCAGGACGGAGAATACGGCCTTGGCTGTTTGGTTGGAGGCGCTTACCCTTACGGCGGCGGGGGCCCCGCggccggggcgggggccgggggcgcGGGGGCCTATGGCGCTGGAGGCCCGAGCGGCCCCGGTGGcccggcgggcggcggcggcggcggcgcctgcAGCATGGGCCCGCTGGCCGGCTCCTACAACGTGAACATGGCCTTGGCGGGCGGCCCCGgtcccggcggcggcggcggcggcggcggcggggcgggggcgctgAGCGCTGCGGGGGTGATACGAGTGCCCGCGCACAGGCCGCTAGCTGGAGCGGTGACCCACCCTCAACCTCTGGCTACCGGTTTGCCCACCGTGCCCTCCGTGCCTGCCGTGCCGGGCGTCAACAACCTCACCGGCCTCACCTTTCCCTGGATGGAGAGTAACCGCAGATACACAAAGGACAGGTTCACAG GTCACCCCTATCAGAATCGGACGCCCCCCAAGAAGAAGAAGCCGCGCACGTCCTTCACGCGCCTGCAGATCTGCGAACTAGAGAAGCGCTTCCACCGCCAGAAGTACCTGGCCTCGGCCGAGCGCGCCGCCCTGGCCAAGGCGCTCAAAATGACCGATGCGCAAGTCAAAACCTGGTTCCAGAACCGGCGGACAAAGTGGAG GCGGCAGACCGCGGAGGAGCGTGAGGCTGAGAGGCAGCAGGCGAACCGCATCCTCCTGCAGCTGCAGCAAGAGGCCTTCCAGAAGAGCCTGGCGCAGCCGCTGCCCGCCGACCCGCTCTGCGTGCACAACTCCTCGCTCTTCGCCCTGCAGAACCTGCAGCCGTGGTCTGACGACTCGACCAAGATCACCAGCGTCACGTCCGTGGCGTCGGCCTGCGAGTGA